A single Bifidobacterium scardovii JCM 12489 = DSM 13734 DNA region contains:
- the ahpC gene encoding alkyl hydroperoxide reductase subunit C, with product MTLLQHELTDFKVQAFQNNAFREVTKSDVLGHWSVFFFYPADFTFVCPTELEDLADKYEDFKKIGCEIYSVSCDTHFVHKAWHDANEKIAKIQYPMLADPTALLAKDLDTYNEADGVAERGDFIVNPEGKVVAYEVISSNVGRNADELLRRVQASQFVYEHGDQVCPAKWTPGEETIEPSLDLVGQL from the coding sequence ATGACTCTTCTGCAGCACGAATTGACCGATTTCAAGGTGCAGGCCTTCCAGAACAACGCCTTCCGCGAGGTGACCAAGAGCGATGTGCTCGGCCACTGGTCCGTGTTCTTCTTCTACCCCGCCGATTTCACCTTCGTGTGCCCGACTGAGCTCGAGGACCTTGCCGACAAGTACGAGGACTTCAAGAAGATCGGCTGCGAGATCTACTCCGTCTCCTGCGACACCCACTTCGTGCACAAGGCCTGGCACGACGCCAACGAGAAGATCGCTAAGATCCAGTACCCGATGCTGGCCGATCCGACCGCACTGCTCGCCAAGGATCTTGACACCTACAACGAGGCCGATGGCGTGGCCGAGCGCGGCGACTTCATCGTGAACCCCGAAGGCAAGGTCGTGGCCTACGAGGTCATCTCCTCCAACGTCGGCCGCAACGCCGACGAGCTGCTGCGCCGCGTGCAGGCCTCCCAGTTCGTCTACGAGCACGGCGATCAGGTGTGCCCGGCCAAGTGGACCCCGGGCGAGGAGACCATCGAGCCGAGCCTCGATCTGGTCGGCCAGCTGTGA
- a CDS encoding FAD-dependent oxidoreductase — protein MTQTNNDLYDVVVIGGGPAGLTAGLYLARARYRVLILEKDDFGGQITITNEVVNYPGVGRTSGRALTQTMRQQAKDFGAEFLSAEATGLDVEGDIKTVHTSRGDLKTFGILIATGASPRKLGFEGEAEYAGRGVAYCATCDGEFFTGKEVLVIGGGFAAAEESVFLTKYASKVTLLVREEDFTCDAAVAAEAKNNPKIDVRYRVELKGVTAGQGGLREASILNLATGQTETWKPADAGTFGVFVFAGYVPATDLVRGVVELDDHGYVVTHGYLETSVPGVYAAGDLRVKNLRQVVTATADGAIAAVELERYAKQLSEKTGLVPPRPTASAYEESEAAAAANSAASAAGTTPAPAPVKRSADAAAAAGAAKKPGELFSAAIKQQLGVVFGRMTQPVTLALELDDTPLSAELQGFIGEMVALSNGKLNSVAVDAAGLITAVDGSDAPTSLVVGEPLAVVLSDGTELPTYGSLDDSGRAEFDVAGVLPVARPAVRICVPGEDGSAGAGKLVFTGLAFHGVPSGHEFNSFVLGLYNAAGPGQPLDDDLSARAKAITDPLNIMILVSLTCTMCPETVLASQRIASLSPAVRAEAYDVSHFPELKDQYGAMSVPCIVVTHADGTQQVEFGKKSIPQMLTLIGA, from the coding sequence ATGACCCAGACCAACAATGACCTGTATGACGTCGTCGTCATCGGCGGCGGTCCGGCGGGGCTCACCGCGGGCCTGTACCTGGCCCGTGCGCGCTACCGCGTGCTGATTCTCGAGAAGGATGATTTCGGCGGGCAGATCACCATCACCAACGAGGTCGTCAACTACCCCGGCGTGGGTCGCACCTCGGGGCGCGCGCTCACGCAGACCATGCGCCAGCAGGCCAAGGACTTCGGCGCCGAATTCCTGTCCGCCGAAGCGACCGGTCTCGATGTCGAAGGCGACATCAAAACCGTGCACACCTCGCGAGGCGACCTCAAGACCTTCGGCATTCTCATCGCTACCGGCGCCAGCCCGCGCAAACTGGGCTTCGAGGGCGAGGCCGAGTACGCCGGCCGCGGCGTGGCCTATTGCGCCACCTGCGACGGCGAATTCTTCACCGGCAAGGAGGTGCTGGTGATCGGCGGCGGATTCGCCGCGGCCGAGGAATCGGTGTTCCTGACCAAGTACGCCTCCAAGGTCACGCTGCTCGTGCGCGAGGAGGACTTCACCTGCGACGCCGCCGTGGCGGCCGAAGCCAAGAACAATCCCAAGATCGACGTGCGCTATCGGGTCGAGCTCAAGGGCGTCACCGCCGGGCAAGGCGGCCTGCGCGAGGCCTCGATCCTGAACCTGGCCACGGGTCAAACCGAAACGTGGAAGCCGGCCGACGCCGGTACCTTCGGCGTCTTCGTATTCGCCGGCTACGTGCCCGCCACCGATCTGGTGCGTGGGGTGGTGGAGCTGGATGACCACGGCTACGTGGTTACGCACGGCTATCTCGAAACCTCGGTGCCGGGTGTGTACGCGGCCGGCGATCTGCGCGTGAAGAACCTGCGCCAGGTGGTCACCGCCACGGCCGACGGCGCGATCGCCGCCGTGGAACTGGAGCGCTACGCCAAGCAGCTGAGCGAGAAAACCGGATTGGTGCCGCCGCGCCCGACCGCCTCCGCCTACGAGGAGTCCGAGGCCGCCGCTGCCGCGAACTCAGCCGCCTCGGCCGCCGGTACTACTCCCGCCCCGGCTCCCGTCAAGCGCAGCGCCGATGCCGCGGCCGCGGCCGGCGCCGCCAAGAAGCCCGGCGAGCTGTTCTCCGCCGCCATCAAGCAGCAGCTTGGCGTGGTGTTCGGCCGCATGACCCAGCCTGTCACACTGGCCCTCGAGTTGGACGATACGCCGCTTTCGGCGGAATTGCAGGGATTCATCGGCGAAATGGTCGCCCTGTCCAATGGCAAGCTGAACTCGGTCGCGGTCGATGCCGCGGGGCTGATCACGGCCGTGGACGGCTCCGATGCGCCGACTTCGCTGGTGGTCGGCGAGCCGCTGGCGGTCGTTTTGTCGGATGGCACCGAGCTACCCACTTATGGTTCGCTGGATGATTCCGGCCGTGCCGAATTCGATGTCGCCGGCGTCCTGCCGGTCGCGCGCCCGGCCGTGCGCATCTGCGTGCCCGGTGAGGATGGGTCGGCCGGTGCCGGCAAGCTGGTCTTCACCGGACTCGCCTTCCACGGCGTGCCCTCCGGCCATGAGTTCAACTCCTTCGTGCTCGGCCTGTATAACGCGGCCGGCCCCGGTCAGCCGCTGGACGACGATCTGTCGGCTCGGGCGAAGGCCATCACGGACCCGCTGAACATCATGATCCTCGTCTCGCTCACCTGCACGATGTGCCCGGAGACCGTGCTCGCCTCCCAGCGCATCGCCTCCCTGAGCCCGGCCGTGCGCGCCGAAGCCTACGACGTCTCGCATTTCCCCGAACTCAAGGACCAGTACGGCGCGATGAGCGTGCCGTGCATCGTCGTCACGCACGCCGACGGCACCCAGCAGGTCGAATTCGGCAAGAAGAGCATCCCTCAGATGCTCACGCTGATCGGCGCGTAA